The Sphingosinicella flava genome includes the window CCGATTGCTTCCGCCCCGGCCATGCCCCCGATCAGGCCCGCCCAGGTCTTGTTGGGGCTGATGCGCGGGGCGAGCTTCGGACCGCCGATGGAGCGGCCCGCGAAATAAGCGAAAATGTCGGTCGCCCAGGTGACCGTCAGCGCCCAGAACACCGCTTCATAGGACAGCCAATCGAGCAGGAGCAGAGCGAAGGACGGGATGCCGATGTAGAGCAGGCCGCCCGCCAGGGTGACCCGGCGGCCCGCCAGGCCAGCGAGGAGGGCGAGACCGGCAAGGATGGCGGGCGCCGCGATCAGCATTTCGCCGGGCGGCAGCAAAAGGGTGGGCGCAAAGAGCAGGAAGCCCCCCAGCAAGGAGCAGGCGAGGTAGACCGGATTTCGCGCGATACGGTGCATCGCGCCCCATTCCACCAGCATCAGCACGGCGGCGAGCGCGACGAGGAGGCGGAACGGCCAGCCGCCGAGATAGACGGCGGCGACGGCGACAAGGATCATGACGATGCCCGCCGCGGCGCGGACGGGAAGATCGGAATTGGGCCGGATAACCTTATCCGTCACAAGCCACCGTAACGGCGCTCCCGCCGGGCGAAGTCGTCGAGGGCGCCGCGAAAGGCCTCCCCGCCGAAATCCGGCCACAGCGTGTCGACGAACAGCATTTCCGCATAAGCGGCCTGCCAAAGCAGGAAATTGGAAAGCCGGCATTCGCCCGAGGTGCGGATGAGCAGGTCGAGCGGCGGCAGATCGGCGGTGTAGAGCAGATTGTCGACCGCCTCCGGAGTGATCGCGTCGGCCTTCATGCTGCCTGCCGCCACCTGCCCGGCGAGGATGCGAGCGGCGCGCGCCATTTCATCGCGCGATCCATAATTGAGCGCGACGGCCAAGGTCAGGCGGTCGTTGCCCGCCGTCAGCGCCATCGCATCTTCCAGCATTTTCACAATGTCTTCCGGAAAGACCTTGTAATCGCCGATGATTTTGATCCGCACACCTTGCTTATGCAGCGCGCTCAATTCCGCCTTCAGATAGAAGCGAAGAAGCCCCATCAGGTCGCTGATTTCGGTTTCCGGACGGCGCCAATTTTCCGAGGAGAAGGCATAGAGGGTGAGGCACTGGACGCCCGCCTCGCCCGCCGCCTTCAGCACCTTGCGGACGGATTCGGCGCCCGCTTTGTGACCGGCGGCGCGGGGCAGGCCGCGCTTCTTTGCCCAGCGGCCGTTGCCGTCCATGATGATGGCGACGTGGCGCGGCACGGACGGGCTTGCGCCGCCGCTGTCCGGCCGCGACGCCGCGCTGGCCGGAATGGCGGTCACTGGCTGAGGATTTCCTTTTCCTTGGCGGCCGCCGCGGCGTCGATGTCCTTGATCGTGTCGTCGGTCATCTTCTGGACTTCGGTTTCGAGACGCTTGCGCTCGTCTTCGCTGATCTCGCCCTTCTTCTCGTCGGTCTTGAGGCTGTCCATGCCGTCGCGGCGGACATTGCGGGCGGCGATCTTGGCCTTTTCCGCATATTGGCCGGCGAGCTTGGCGAGTTCTTTGCGGCGCTCTTCGGTCAAATCGGGGATCGGCAGGCGGATATTCTGCCCGTCGGTCATCGGATTGAGGCCGAGCCCCGCCGAGCGGATCGCCTTTTCGACCGCGCCGACGTTGGAGCGGTCCCACACCTGCACGGACAGGAGGCGGGGCTCCGGCGCGGAGACGGTCGCGACCTGGTTGAGCGGCATGTGGGCGCCATAAACCTCGACCGTCACCGGATCGAGCAAGGTGGTCGAGGCGCGGCCGGTGCGGAGGCCGCCGAGATCGTGCTTCAGCGCCTCGACGGCGCCGGTCATGCGGCGCTGAATGTCCGATCTGTTATAGGCTGGCATCGCTCACTCCTCATTCTGGACGATCGTGGCGGTTCCTTGTCCGTCGAGCACGCGGGTGAGATTGCCCTGCTCGCGGATGTTGAACACGACGATCGGTATATTGTTGTCGCGGCAGAGCGCCACGGCGCTGGCATCCATGACCTTGAGGTCATCCGACAGCACTTGCTGGAAAGACACTCTCTCATAGCGGGTGGCGCCCGCCACCTTTTTCGGATCGGCATCGTAGATGCCGTCGACGCTGGTGCCCTTGAAAAGGGCATTGCAGCTCATTTCGGCGGCGCGCAGGGCTGCGGCGGTGTCGGTGGTGAAGAAGGGATTGCCGGTGCCCGCGGCGAAGATCACCACGCGCCCCTTTTCCATGTGCCGCACGGCGCGGCGGCGGATATAGGGTTCGGAGACGGTCGCCATCGGGATAGCCGAGAGAACGCGGGTATCGACGCCGATATCCTCCAGCGCATTCTGCATGGCGAGGGCGTTCATGACGGTCGCGAGCATGCCCATATAATCGGCGCTGGTGCGGTCGAAGCCCTTGGCCGCCGCGGCAAGGCCCCGGAAGATGTTGCCGCCGCCGACGACGATGCAGATTTCGTGGCCCGCCTCGCGCGCGGCCTTGATCTCGCCCGCCAGGCGCGCGGTGGTGGCGGGATCGATGCCGAACGCCCCCTCGCCCATCAACGCCTCGCCGGAAAGTTTCAGGAGGATGCGGTTGAAGCGCGGGCGCGTCATGGGGTGGTCGATCCGTTTCGTAAGGTGCAGGGCGGCGCGACCTTAGAGGGGCGGCGCCACCCTGCCAAGATGTTCATAGCTCATGTGCTCCGGCGAAGGCCGGAGCCCAGTGGCGCGGCATGAGCGGCTGGACCCCGGCTTTCGCCGGGGTACGACAGGTTTTACGCTTTGCCCGCCGCGGCGGCGACTTCGGCGGCGAAGTCGGTTTCCTGTTTCTCGATGCCCTCGCCGAGCTGGAAGCGGACATAATTCTTGAGCGCGACCGGGGCGCCCAAAGCCTTGGCTTCGGCGGCGATCACGTCTTCGATCTTCGTCTTGTTGTCCATGACGAAGAGCTGGCTCATCAGCGCATTTTCCTTGCGGAACTTGGCGATGGCGCCGTCGACCATCTTGGCGACGATGTCGGCGGGTTTGCCGGATTCGGCGGCCTTTTCCGCCGCGATCGCGCGCTCGCGCTCGACCATGGCGGCGTCGAGATCGTCACCGTGAAGGGCGAGCGGGTTGGCCGCGGCGATGTGCATGGCAAGCTGCTTGCCGAGCGTTTCGAGTTTCGCCTTGTCGCCGGTCGATTCGAGCGCGACGAGCACGCCGATCTTACCGAGACCCGGCGCGGCGGCATTGTGGACATAGGGCACGACGACGCCGTCGTTCACGTCGAGCACCGCGGCGCGGCGAAGCGACTGATTCTCGCCGATCGTCGCGATGTTGCTTGTGAGCTTTTCCTGCACCGTGCCGCCCTGCGGCCAGGCAGCGCCCGCCAGCGCGTCGATGTCGTTGCCGGTGCCGAGCGCCAGCGTAGCGGCGGTGCGGACGAAATCCTGGAACTGCTCGTTCTTCGCGACGAAATCGGTTTCGCTGTTCACCTCGACGGCGGCGCCCTTCGTGCCCTGGACGGCGACGCCGACCAAGCCTTCGGCGGCGGTGCGGCCGGCCTTCTTGGCGGCGGCGGCAAGGCCCTTGGTGCGCAGCCAATCGATGGCGGCTTCCATGTCGCCGCTCACTTCGGTGAGCGCCTTCTTGCAATCCATCATGCCGGCGCCGGTGCGCTCGCGCAGTTCCTTCACGTCAGAGGCAGTGAATGCCATGTCGCTTTCCTCAAATAAGAGTTCCCCGGCGCAGGCCGGGGTCCAGTTTTCATAAAAAGAGCTGGGCCCCGGCCTTCGCCGGGGCACAACATTTGTTTTTTACGCGTCGGCGAGCGCGGCTTCGGCCGGCGGTTCGTCCATCGCGCCGAGGTCGACGCCGCGCTGGGCCTGACCGCCCTGCTTGCCGGCCATCGCGGCATTGGCGATCGCGTCGCAATAGAGGCGGATCGCGCGGCTCGCATCGTCGTTCGCCGGTACCGGGAAGGCGATGCCCTGCGGGCTGACGTTCGAATCGAGGATCGCGACGACCGGGATGCCGAGGGTGTTGGCTTCCTTGATCGCCAGCTCTTCCTTGTTGGCGTCGATCACGAACATCACGTCCGGGATGCCGCCCATGTCCTTGATGCCGCCGAGCGACAGTTCGAGCTTGTCGCGTTCACGGGTGAGCTGGAGCACTTCCTTCTTGGTGAGGCCGTGCGTGTCGCCCGACAGCTGCTCTTCAAGGCTCTTGTAGCGCTTGATCGAGTTCGAAATCGTCTTCCAGTTGGTGAGCATGCCGCCGAGCCAACGGTGGTTGACGAAATGCTGGCCCGAACGGCGGGCAGCCTCGGCGATCGGATCCTGCGCCTGGCGCTTGGTGCCGACGAACAGCACCTTGCCGCCGGATGCCGCCGTCTGGCGCACGAAATCGAGCGCGCGGGCGAAAAGCGGAACGGTCTGCGACAGATCGATGATGTGGACCCCGTTGCGCTCGCCGAAGATATACGGCTTCATCTTGGGGTTCCAACGATGGGTCTGGTGGCCGAAATGCGCTCCGGCCTCAAGCAGTTCCTGCATGGAAACGTCGGTCGACGCCATAGATATTGTCTCCTTCCGGTTATACCTCTGCGGAGCCGAGAGACCGTTTCCGGCCACCGGTATGATGGTCCCGCATGTGGAATGCTGGCGCGCTTAAACGCGTTTCCTGCACAAATCAAGGGTTGACACGAGGAACAAATAGAGAACATAAACCTTCCCACAGAAACATCATGGACCGAAAGCGACGGATTTGCGTTCGGTTGTGGATAAGTCAGGGGATAAGCTGTGGTTCAGATCCTTTCCGTTCTCTTCTTCCTTCTCGCCTTCGCGGGCGCCGCCGCCATGCTGCAGGTGACGGTGCGCGATTATCGCGACGAGATTCTGGCCGCCTTGCTGGGTGAAACGCCGCCGCGCCGCGCCGGCCGGTCCTGGTCCCGGACGCGCGTCAATGCCCGGCCTCGCCCCGTGGTTATCAGCGTGCGGCAGCAGCGCGCTGCCGCCTGACCTTCCGGTAGCTCGCGATGCTGAAGGGGATCAGCAGCACATAGACGATGCTGATGAGGCCAAGGGTCGGCCAGGGCGCGGAGACGAGCGCCGCACCGACCAGGGCGATGGCGACGAGGGCGCCGAGCCGCATGTGGCTGCGGAGGCGGAACGAGGTCCAGCTATAGGTCGCCAGGTTCGAAACGAGCAGGAAGGCAACGAGTGCGGTCCAGGGGGCCACGACATAGACTTCGCGCAACTCGGAAATTCCGGTCCACATCCAGAGAATGAGGGGCAGCAGGACAAGACCCGCCCCGGCCGGAGCCGGAACGCCAGTCAGGAAGCCGGCCGACTTATGCGGCTGATCTTCGACATCGATATTGGCGTTGAAGCGCGCGAGACGGAGGGCCTGACAGACGACATGGGCAAGGGCGAAGACCCATCCGAATTTCGGCAGGTGCTGCAGCGACCAGAGATAGATGACGATGGCGGGAGACACGCCGAAGGCGATGACGTCCGACAGGGAATCGAGTTCGGCGCCGAACCGGCTCTGGCCCTTCAAGGCCCGGGCGATGCGACCGTCCATGCCGTCCAACACGCCCGCGAAGATGATCGCCGCGACCGCTTGCTCCCACTGCCCCGCGATCGCGAAGCGCACGCCGGTGAGGCCGAAGCACAAGGCCAGGGCCGTCACGGCATTGGGAATGAGGGCGCGGAGCGGAATGCCCCGGCGCGACGGCGCGCGGGCGGGCGTCACTGGCTGACACCCTCCGACGCGATATTTTCGCCGAGCTTCGCGACAATGGTCTCCCCCGCGATCATGCGCTGGCCGAGGACGACCTTGGGCGCCGTCCCGGCGGGCAGGAACACGTCGACGCGGCTGCCGAAGCGGATGAGGCCGACGCGCTGGCCGACCGTCACGACATCGCCGGGCTTCACCCAGGGCACGATGCGGCGCGCGACGAGCCCGGCAATCTGCGTGAAGCCAATACGGGTGCCGTCCTGCGCCTCGACGAGAATGTGCTGGCGTTCATTGTCCTCGCTGGCCTTGTCGAGATCGGCGTTCAGAAACTTGCCCGGGATATAGACGACCTTCCGGATCATGCCCGCGATCGGCGCGCGGTTGATGTGGACGTCGAACACGCTCATGAAGATCGAGACGCGCGTAAAGGTCGCGCCCTCGGGAAGGCCGTCGGCGCCGATCAGCTCGCGCGGGGCGGGCACGTCGGCGATCATCGTCACCATGCCGTCGGCGGGCGAGACGATCAGTCCCTCCCCCTTCGGCGTGGTGCGGATGGGATCGCGGAAGAAGGCGGCGACCCAGATGGTCAGCATGACGCCGATCCAACCGAGCCAATCCCAGTCGACGATCCAGAAGAAGACCGCCGCGATGACCGCCGCGATGACGACGAACTTGCGGCCTTCGGGGTGCACGCTCGGCATGCGGTAGCGGACGGTGGTGGTGCCGATTTCCGGCTTTTCGAGTGAAGTCATGCCCGCTCCTTATCGAGAGTGCGCCTCCGAAACAACCGGACCGGCCCATGGTTGATCCGGCCGCGTCCACCGCCTAGTAGCGCCTTCAACGCACAAACCAGCCAGAGGAAGCAGCAGTGGCCAAGATCAAAGTGAAAACGCCGGTCGTCGAGCTCGACGGCGACGAAATGACCCGCATCATCTGGCAATGGATTCGCGAGCGGCTGATCCTCCCCTATCTCGACATCGACCTCAAATATTACGACCTCTCCGTCGAGAATCGCGACGCGACCGAGGACAAGGTAACGGTCGAGGCGGCCGAGGCGATCAAGCAGTACGGCGTCGGCGTGAAGTGCGCCACGATCACGCCGGACGAAGCGCGGGTCGAGGAGTTCGGCCTCAAGAAGATGTGGAAGTCGCCCAACGGCACGATCCGCAACATCCTGGGCGGCGTCGTCTTCCGCGAGCCGATCGTCATCGACAACGTCCCGCGCCTCATCCCGGGCTGGACCGATCCCATCGTCGTCGGCCGTCATGCGTTCGGCGATCAATATAAAGCGACCGATTTCAAGGTGCCCGGCCCCGGCAAGCTGCGCATGGTGTGGGAAGGCGAAAATGGCGAGCGGATCGAAGAGGAAGTATTCGACTTCCCGAGCGCCGGCGTCGCCATGGGGATGTACAATCTCGACGAGTCGATCCGCGACTTCGCCCGCGCCAGCATGAATTACGGCCTCGCGCGCGGCTGGCCGGTCTATCTGTCGACCAAGAACACGATCCTCAAAGCCTATGACGGCCGCTTCAAGGACATCTTTCAGGAAGTTTTCGACAGCGAATTCAAGGAGAAATTCGCCGAAGCGAAGATCGTTTATGAGCATCGCCTGATCGACGACATGGTCGCCTCCGCCTTGAAATGGAGCGGCAAGTTCGTCTGGGCCTGCAAGAATTATGACGGCGACGTGCAGTCCGACCAGGTGGCGCAAGGCTTCGGCTCGCTTGGCCTCATGACGTCGGTGCTGATGAGCCCGGACGGCAAGACCATCGAGGCGGAAGCGGCGCATGGCACCGTCACCCGCCACTACCGCATGCACCAGCAGGGCAAGGCGACCTCGACCAACCCGATCGCGTCCATCTTCGCCTGGACCGGCGGCCTCAAATATCGCGGCAAGTTCGATGGCACGCCGGAAGTGACGCGCTTCGCTGAAACCCTCGAAAAGGTGTGCATCAAGACGGTCGAAAGCGGGCAGATGACCAAGGATCTCGCCATCCTGATCGGCCCGGAGCAGAGCTGGATGACGACGGAGCAATTCTTCGAGGCGATCCGCGCCAATCTTGAGAAGGAAATGTCTATAGCCTAAGCCTCGCGATGATGCGCCCCTCCCCCTCGATGGGGGAGGCTGGGTGGGGGTGATCTACGACGTAGGGCACGATCCTTCCGGATGCATCACCCCCACCCAACCAGCGCCGGGTCGGCCATGCTCCCAGCATGGCCTGAACAGCGCGGGGCGCTGTTCACCCGGCACTCCCATCAAGGGAGAAGGCTCAGGATGGCGAGCGCACATGCTCCGGGCGAATCCCAAAGCCCAGGAAGGCGGCGGGGATTCGGCGGAGCAAGGGCCAACGATCCAGCCACCGGAGCACGCGCGGCGGTTCGAACGCGCCGCCTCGATCGGCCAGCAAGGGCTGGATGATCCGTTTCTGCGCCGCGTCCTGAAATGCCTGGATCGTGCGGACCTGCAGCCTTCGCCTCTTCTCGACACGGCCAAGCAAAGGATCGACATCCTCGCCCCGCGCCATCGGCCCGGCGAGGATGTTCGCCGCCGCCACCGCATCCTGCACCGCGACGTTGATGCCGACGCCGCCAATGGGCGACATGGCGTGGGCGGCATCGCCGATCACCAGCAACCCGGGCTTGTGCCACGTTTCCAGCCGGTCCAGCGCGACGCTCAGGAGCTTGACGTCGCCCCAACTCTGGATCGCGCCCACCGCGTCCGCCACCATCGGTGCCGCGCGTGCGACGTCGGCGCGGAAGGCGTCCAGCCCGGAAGCCTTGACCGCCGCCTCTTGGCCCTTGCCGAAGACATAGGCGCATTGCCAGTAATCGCCGCGATCGATGAGCGCCATGATCCGCCCGGCGACGAACACGCCCGTGCTGCGATTGTCCGGCGTGCGCGCCTTGGGCAGGCGGAACCAGAAGACGTCCATCGGCGCGCCCATTGAGCGAATTTTGAAACCGGCCTCCTCGCGGAGGACCGAGCGGCGGCCGTCCGCGGCGATGACGAGGCGGGCGCGTATTTCCCGTTCGGCACCGCTTTCCTCGTACCTGACGCCGGTGACGCGTCCCCCTTCAGCGATCAGTCCTGTGGCCTCGGCATGCATGATGAGCCGGAAATTGGGGTAGAGCCGGGCTTCGTCCGCGACGAAATCGAGAAAGTCCCATTGCGGCATCATCGCGATGAAATTCCAGCGCGGGTTGAAGCCGGAGAAATCCGCGATCTTCAGGTAGCGGTCGCCGATGAAGCCGCCGAGGCCATGGACCTTGTCGTGCGGGCGCCGGAGCAGCTTTTCCAGCAGGCCCATTTCGTGGAACAACCGCAACGTGGAGGGATGGACGGTGTCGCCCCGGAAGTCGCGCAGGAAATCGCCATGCTTTTCGAGGACGATGGTGCGCACCCCGGCGCGGGCGAAGAGGAGGCCCGCCACCATGCCCGCCGGACCGCCGCCGACGATGCAAAGATCGGCTTCAAGCGCTTCCATGGGCTGACATCAGCGCCTTTTGCGGCATAAAGGCAATATGCACGGTCATTTCCCCACATCTGGCTTCAGCGACGCGCTGGTGATCCTGGGCGCGGCGGGGGTGGTCATTCCCGCCTTCGCGCGCATCCGGATCAGCCCGGTCATCGGCTTCATCCTCGTCGGCCTGCTGGTCGGCCCGGCGGGTCTCGGCGCGATGGCGGGCGATGTGCCCTGGCTCAACTACGTCACCATCTCCAATCCCGAAGCGGTGGAGCCGTTTGCCGAATTCGGCATCGTCCTCCTCCTCTTCGCCATCGGGTTGGAGCTTTCCTTCCGGCGGCTGTGGGGCATGCGGCGGCTCGTCTTCGGAGTCGGGGCGGCGGAATTGCTGTTCTCGGCGGTACTGATCGGGCTGGCCCTTTACGGATTGGGGCAAAGCTCCAGCGGCTCCATTGCCCTCGGGCTGGCGCTCGCTCTTTCATCGACGGCGCTGGTGCTGCCGCTGGTCGGAACGACAAGCGCGGTGGGGCGGTCGGCGCTCGCCATGCTGCTGTTCGAGGATCTCGCCATCGTGCCGATCATCTTCGCCTTGAGCGCGATGGGACCGCAGAGCACGGAGGGCTTTGGCGGCCTTATGACCACCATCGCGCTCGGCATCGCGACCATGGCCGCGATGCTGGTGCTGGGCCGCATCCTCCTTCCCCGCTTGTTCGCCCAGGCGGCGCGGACGAAGAGCCCGGAATTGTTCCTGTCGGCAAGCCTGCTGGTCGTGATCATCGCCAGCCTGGTCACCACGGCGGCCGGCCTCTCCCCGCTGATGGGGGCCCTCCTCGCCGGGATTCTCATCGCCGAGACCGATTATCACAGCGAGGTGGAAGTCATCACCGCGCCATTCCGGGGCCTGGCGCTCGGTATTTTCCTGATCACGGTCGGGATGAGCGTGGACGTGCGCCTGATCGTGGAAAACTGGAGCGAGGTATTGGCGGCGGTCGTCGGCGTTTTGTTGCTGAAGGCGGTCGTGACGGGCGTTCTGCTGCGGTTGAATGGCGCCCGGAAATCGGTCGCGGCGGAGGCGGGCCTCATCATGGCCTCGCCGTCCGAAACCACGTTGATCGTGCTCTCCGCGGCCTCGGCGGCGCAGCTCATACAGCCGGAAACCGCCGCCTTCTGGCAGATCGTTACCGCGATCGGCCTCACCATCACCCCCCTTCTCGCGAAGCTGGGCCAGGTGACCGCACGGCGGGTGGACCGTCAGGCCGATGTCGAGCCGCAGGGCATCGCCACGGGCCAGGATGCGCCCGACGTGGTCGTCATCGGCTTCGGGCGCGTGGGACGGCTGGTCGCGGATATGCTGACGGCGCATGGGCGCAGCTTCATTGCGGTGGAATCGAATGTCGACACGGTCGCCGCCTGCCGCCGCGAGGGGCTGCCGGTCATCTTCGGCGACGTCGCGCGGCCGGAATTTGTCGACCGGCTGAACCTCGGCCATGCCCGGTCGCTGGTGCTCACCATGGACGATCCGGTGCTGACCGTGCGGCTCACGAGGAAGGTGCGCGGCTGGTGCCCGAACCTCGCCATCGTCGCCCGCGCCCGCGATGCGCGGCACGCGGCCGAGCTTTACAAGGCGGGCGCGACGGACGCGGTGCCGGAGACGCTGGAATCCTCGCTCCAGCTGTCGGAAGCGGTGCTGGTCGACCTCGGTATCGCCATGGGCCCGGTCATCGCCTCCATCCACGAGAAGAGGTCCGAGTTGCGCAAGGAAATCATGGAATTGGGCGATCTGGAGGATGAGCCGGTGCTGACACGGCGGCGGCTGAGGGATGCGATCAATCCGGGTTAATCAGCGATTGTGCTCCTGCAAAAGCAGGAGCACGCTGTAGTCAATCAGGCCGCCACCGCTTCGGCTTCCAACGCAGATTTGATCGCCGCGAGGGCATCGGCGGCCTTGCCGCCGTCCGGGCCGCCGCCCTGGGCCATGTCGGGCCGTCCGCCGCCGCCTTGCCCGCCGAGCGCCGCGACGGCGGCGCGGAGGAGGTCGACGGCGTTGCGGCGTCCGGCGAGATCGTCGGTCACGCCGACGGCGATGCTGCCGCGCCCGTCATTGACCGCGATCATCGCCACGACGCCGGAGCCGACGCGCGCCTTGGCTTCGTCGACCAGGCCGCGCAGGGATTTGGGGTCGAGGCCGTCCATGACCTGGCCGATGAAGCCGTGGCCGCCGACCTGCTCGGTGCCCGCGGCATCCGCCGCCTTCCCGCCGCCGAGCGCCAAAGCCTTCTTCGCTTCGGCCAGCTCCTTTTCGAGGCGGCGGCGTTCTTCGAGGAGGCTCAGGACGCGGGCCGGAACTTCGTCCGGGGTCGCTTTCAACGCCGAAGCGGCTTCCTTCAATTTGTCCTCGCGATCGGTGAGCCATTTGCGAGCCGCTTCACCGGTGAGGGCTTCGACGCGGCGCACGCCCGAGGCGACGGCGCTTTCCGAGACGATCTTGAAGAGCGCGATGTCGCCGAGCGCGTCGACATGGGTGCCGCCGCACAATTCGACCGAATAGCTGTTTTCACCGCCCTGCCCCATGGAGAGGACGCGGACTTCGTCGCCATATTTCTCCCCGAACAGGGCCATGGCGCCCGCGGCGATGGCCTCGTCCGGAGTCATGAGGCGCGTGGTGACGGCGTCATTCTCGCGAATGTGGCGATTCACCTCGACTTCGATCGCTTCGATATCCTCGCTCGTCAGCGCCTTGGGATGGGAGAAGTCGAAGCGGAGGCGATCGGGCGCGACGAGGCTGCCCTTCTGCGTGACATGGGTGCCGAGGCGGTTGCGAAGCGCGGCGTGGAGCAGGTGGGTGGCGCTATGGTTGGCGCGAACACGCGCGCGGCGTTCGGCATCAACCTGCTGACCCAGGATTTCGCCGGTCGCGGCGATGCCC containing:
- the pyrH gene encoding UMP kinase, giving the protein MTRPRFNRILLKLSGEALMGEGAFGIDPATTARLAGEIKAAREAGHEICIVVGGGNIFRGLAAAAKGFDRTSADYMGMLATVMNALAMQNALEDIGVDTRVLSAIPMATVSEPYIRRRAVRHMEKGRVVIFAAGTGNPFFTTDTAAALRAAEMSCNALFKGTSVDGIYDADPKKVAGATRYERVSFQQVLSDDLKVMDASAVALCRDNNIPIVVFNIREQGNLTRVLDGQGTATIVQNEE
- a CDS encoding CDP-alcohol phosphatidyltransferase family protein codes for the protein MTPARAPSRRGIPLRALIPNAVTALALCFGLTGVRFAIAGQWEQAVAAIIFAGVLDGMDGRIARALKGQSRFGAELDSLSDVIAFGVSPAIVIYLWSLQHLPKFGWVFALAHVVCQALRLARFNANIDVEDQPHKSAGFLTGVPAPAGAGLVLLPLILWMWTGISELREVYVVAPWTALVAFLLVSNLATYSWTSFRLRSHMRLGALVAIALVGAALVSAPWPTLGLISIVYVLLIPFSIASYRKVRRQRAAAAR
- the frr gene encoding ribosome recycling factor, giving the protein MPAYNRSDIQRRMTGAVEALKHDLGGLRTGRASTTLLDPVTVEVYGAHMPLNQVATVSAPEPRLLSVQVWDRSNVGAVEKAIRSAGLGLNPMTDGQNIRLPIPDLTEERRKELAKLAGQYAEKAKIAARNVRRDGMDSLKTDEKKGEISEDERKRLETEVQKMTDDTIKDIDAAAAAKEKEILSQ
- the rpsB gene encoding 30S ribosomal protein S2, coding for MASTDVSMQELLEAGAHFGHQTHRWNPKMKPYIFGERNGVHIIDLSQTVPLFARALDFVRQTAASGGKVLFVGTKRQAQDPIAEAARRSGQHFVNHRWLGGMLTNWKTISNSIKRYKSLEEQLSGDTHGLTKKEVLQLTRERDKLELSLGGIKDMGGIPDVMFVIDANKEELAIKEANTLGIPVVAILDSNVSPQGIAFPVPANDDASRAIRLYCDAIANAAMAGKQGGQAQRGVDLGAMDEPPAEAALADA
- a CDS encoding phosphatidate cytidylyltransferase: MTDKVIRPNSDLPVRAAAGIVMILVAVAAVYLGGWPFRLLVALAAVLMLVEWGAMHRIARNPVYLACSLLGGFLLFAPTLLLPPGEMLIAAPAILAGLALLAGLAGRRVTLAGGLLYIGIPSFALLLLDWLSYEAVFWALTVTWATDIFAYFAGRSIGGPKLAPRISPNKTWAGLIGGMAGAEAIGALVASLFGLPAIFLWNGAILGLIAQMGDLYESWLKRRAGVKDSGSILPGHGGVLDRLDGLLPVAVVTLALAALSL
- a CDS encoding isoprenyl transferase; amino-acid sequence: MTAIPASAASRPDSGGASPSVPRHVAIIMDGNGRWAKKRGLPRAAGHKAGAESVRKVLKAAGEAGVQCLTLYAFSSENWRRPETEISDLMGLLRFYLKAELSALHKQGVRIKIIGDYKVFPEDIVKMLEDAMALTAGNDRLTLAVALNYGSRDEMARAARILAGQVAAGSMKADAITPEAVDNLLYTADLPPLDLLIRTSGECRLSNFLLWQAAYAEMLFVDTLWPDFGGEAFRGALDDFARRERRYGGL
- a CDS encoding NADP-dependent isocitrate dehydrogenase, with the translated sequence MAKIKVKTPVVELDGDEMTRIIWQWIRERLILPYLDIDLKYYDLSVENRDATEDKVTVEAAEAIKQYGVGVKCATITPDEARVEEFGLKKMWKSPNGTIRNILGGVVFREPIVIDNVPRLIPGWTDPIVVGRHAFGDQYKATDFKVPGPGKLRMVWEGENGERIEEEVFDFPSAGVAMGMYNLDESIRDFARASMNYGLARGWPVYLSTKNTILKAYDGRFKDIFQEVFDSEFKEKFAEAKIVYEHRLIDDMVASALKWSGKFVWACKNYDGDVQSDQVAQGFGSLGLMTSVLMSPDGKTIEAEAAHGTVTRHYRMHQQGKATSTNPIASIFAWTGGLKYRGKFDGTPEVTRFAETLEKVCIKTVESGQMTKDLAILIGPEQSWMTTEQFFEAIRANLEKEMSIA
- the tsf gene encoding translation elongation factor Ts; its protein translation is MAFTASDVKELRERTGAGMMDCKKALTEVSGDMEAAIDWLRTKGLAAAAKKAGRTAAEGLVGVAVQGTKGAAVEVNSETDFVAKNEQFQDFVRTAATLALGTGNDIDALAGAAWPQGGTVQEKLTSNIATIGENQSLRRAAVLDVNDGVVVPYVHNAAAPGLGKIGVLVALESTGDKAKLETLGKQLAMHIAAANPLALHGDDLDAAMVERERAIAAEKAAESGKPADIVAKMVDGAIAKFRKENALMSQLFVMDNKTKIEDVIAAEAKALGAPVALKNYVRFQLGEGIEKQETDFAAEVAAAAGKA
- a CDS encoding phosphatidylserine decarboxylase is translated as MTSLEKPEIGTTTVRYRMPSVHPEGRKFVVIAAVIAAVFFWIVDWDWLGWIGVMLTIWVAAFFRDPIRTTPKGEGLIVSPADGMVTMIADVPAPRELIGADGLPEGATFTRVSIFMSVFDVHINRAPIAGMIRKVVYIPGKFLNADLDKASEDNERQHILVEAQDGTRIGFTQIAGLVARRIVPWVKPGDVVTVGQRVGLIRFGSRVDVFLPAGTAPKVVLGQRMIAGETIVAKLGENIASEGVSQ
- a CDS encoding FAD-dependent oxidoreductase, translating into MEALEADLCIVGGGPAGMVAGLLFARAGVRTIVLEKHGDFLRDFRGDTVHPSTLRLFHEMGLLEKLLRRPHDKVHGLGGFIGDRYLKIADFSGFNPRWNFIAMMPQWDFLDFVADEARLYPNFRLIMHAEATGLIAEGGRVTGVRYEESGAEREIRARLVIAADGRRSVLREEAGFKIRSMGAPMDVFWFRLPKARTPDNRSTGVFVAGRIMALIDRGDYWQCAYVFGKGQEAAVKASGLDAFRADVARAAPMVADAVGAIQSWGDVKLLSVALDRLETWHKPGLLVIGDAAHAMSPIGGVGINVAVQDAVAAANILAGPMARGEDVDPLLGRVEKRRRLQVRTIQAFQDAAQKRIIQPLLADRGGAFEPPRVLRWLDRWPLLRRIPAAFLGFGIRPEHVRSPS